One genomic region from Terriglobia bacterium encodes:
- a CDS encoding PadR family transcriptional regulator — protein MPKTDSLQGSLDLLVLKTLSRRPRLHGYAIMSAIQAISGEVLQVEEGSLYPALHRMEEAGWIRAEWTTKDNGRRSRLYQLTAAGKKQLAAEESRWSAVTAAVNRVLRTV, from the coding sequence ATGCCCAAAACCGACTCACTGCAAGGATCGCTGGACCTGCTGGTGCTCAAGACCCTGTCGCGGCGGCCGCGCCTGCACGGCTACGCCATCATGTCGGCGATCCAGGCGATCTCCGGTGAAGTGCTCCAGGTGGAGGAAGGCTCACTCTATCCGGCCCTGCACCGCATGGAGGAGGCAGGCTGGATTCGCGCGGAATGGACCACCAAAGATAACGGGCGGCGCTCGCGCCTGTATCAACTGACCGCGGCAGGCAAGAAACAGCTTGCGGCAGAAGAGTCTCGCTGGTCGGCGGTGACCGCGGCTGTGAATCGAGTTCTAAGGACGGTGTGA
- a CDS encoding outer membrane beta-barrel protein: MVKTGLRGMVAALTVLLLSTAVPVLGQQTAPFHRWNFDFGGGATPTVGTTKDELSTGWNVTGGAGFNFNRNLGVVFQVLYTGLGVNNSVIRKFNVPGADAHIWGFTLNPELRVNPDGRVGLYFIGGGGYYRRVVNFTEPTLQTVLVFDPFFGIITPVTYQAKTIIGTITRVGWGGNVGEGVTFRVGNGGAKLFVEARFHYISTQSRATKIVPITVGIRW; this comes from the coding sequence ATGGTGAAAACCGGTCTTCGCGGCATGGTGGCGGCGCTGACGGTCCTGCTCCTCTCGACGGCGGTCCCCGTCCTGGGGCAGCAAACAGCCCCTTTCCACCGATGGAATTTTGATTTTGGCGGCGGCGCGACCCCCACCGTCGGCACAACCAAGGATGAGCTTTCTACGGGATGGAATGTTACGGGAGGCGCCGGTTTCAACTTTAACCGGAACCTTGGCGTTGTCTTCCAGGTGCTCTATACGGGGCTTGGAGTCAACAACTCGGTGATACGCAAATTTAATGTGCCTGGCGCAGACGCTCACATCTGGGGCTTCACTCTCAATCCCGAGCTTCGCGTCAATCCCGACGGGCGGGTTGGGCTCTATTTCATCGGCGGCGGAGGGTATTACCGCCGCGTAGTGAACTTCACCGAGCCTACACTCCAGACGGTGCTCGTTTTCGATCCCTTCTTCGGGATCATCACCCCGGTAACCTATCAGGCCAAGACCATCATTGGAACCATCACAAGGGTCGGATGGGGCGGCAATGTCGGGGAAGGCGTCACCTTTCGTGTGGGAAACGGCGGCGCTAAATTGTTCGTCGAGGCGCGTTTCCACTATATCTCAACGCAATCGCGAGCCACCAAGATCGTCCCCATCACAGTCGGAATTCGCTGGTAA